In a single window of the Anas acuta chromosome 24, bAnaAcu1.1, whole genome shotgun sequence genome:
- the SMPD2 gene encoding sphingomyelin phosphodiesterase 2 — protein MEGDPTLRLRVFDLNCWAIRYLSKRRQERIRLIGDRLCQEGFDLVLLQEVWSEQDYSDLKAKLGGCCPYSHYFRSGVIGSGLCIFSKFPILDTLLYQYSLNGYPYMLQHGDWFCGKSVGLAVINISGIVFNVYVTHLHAEYCREKDAYLPHRVVQAWELLQFIRHTAKAADVVLLGGDLNMHPQDVGIRLLRCWTGLRDAFTETKHFEGCEDGCTLIPNNCFTVNSELQPFPLGIRIDYILYKAGSGFTVRCEELQTTTGTAPGTDIPYSDHEAVMATLHVQRTGQAAGVTPSTAVPALVEVLSEARTEVRVGLQAARRQRYSSGRMALLALLLLLLQAAAALGALVGLAGGQPFPKLSFALLAFLALGVLLLATGLHLFHTIEVKMLQGTEEQMRMALGVLQERPGRS, from the exons ATGGAGGGGGACCCCACGCTGCGCCTCCGCGTCTTCGACCTCAACTGCTG GGCCATCCGCTACCTGAGCAAGCGGCGCCAGGAGCGCATCCGGCTCATCGGGGACAGGCTGTGCCAGGAGGGCTTCgacctggtgctgctgcaggag GTATGGAGCGAGCAGGACTACAGCGACCTGAAGGCGaagctgggaggctgctgcccatATTCCCATTATTTTCGCAG CGGTGTCATCGGCAGCGGGCTCTGCATCTTCTCCAAGTTCCCCATCCTGGACACGCTGCTCTACCAGTACTCGCTCAACGGTTACCCCTACATG cTCCAGCACGGGGACTGGTTCTGCGGCAAGTCCGTGGGGCTCGCCGTCATTAACATCTCCGGGATCGTCTTCAACGTCTACGTCACCCAC CTGCACGCCGAGTACTGCCGGGAGAAGGACGCCTACCTGCCGCACCGCGTGGTGCaagcctgggagctgctgcagttcaTCCG GCACACGGCGAAGGCGGCCGacgtggtgctgctggggggggaccTGAACATGCACCCCCAAGACGTGGGCATCCGGCTGCTGCGCTGCTGGACGGGGCTGCGGGACGCCTTCACCGAGACCAAGCACTTCGAG GGCTGCGAGGACGGCTGCACCCTGATCCCCAACAACTGCTTCACCGTCAattcagagctgcagcccttCCCGCTGGGCATCCGCATCGACTACATCCTCTACAAG GCTGGCTCCGGCTTCACGGTGAGGTGCGAGGAGCTGCAGACCACCACGGGGACAGCCCCGGGCACGGATATCCCCTACTCGGACCACGAGGCCGTGATGGCAACGCTGCACGTCCAGAGGACGGGGCAGGCAGCGGGTGTCACCCCCAGCACGGCCG TGCCGGCGCTGGTGGAGGTGCTGAGCGAGGCGCGGACCGAGGTGCGCGTGGGGCTGCAGGCGGCGCGGCGCCAGCGCTACTCCTCGGGCAGGAtggccctgctggccctgctgctgctgctgctgcaggctgcggCCGCGCTGGGCGCCCTGGTGGGGCTGGCGGGGGGGCAGCCCTTCCCCAAATTGTCCTTCGCCCTGCTGGCCTTCCTCGCCCTCGGCGTCCTCCTCCTCGCCACCGGCCTCCACCTCTTCCACACCATCGAGGTGAAGATGCTGCAGGGCACCGAGGAGCAGATGCGGATGGcgctgggggtgctgcaggaacGCCCCGGACGCTCCtga